The Acidicapsa acidisoli genome contains a region encoding:
- the pheA gene encoding prephenate dehydratase, giving the protein MTKIAIQGEPGSFSHEAATRLAAEMGEDARIIPFSLSAEAFAALSRCDVDSAVIPIENSLAGSVTEHFDLMLTHDVTIVREALLRIRHNLIAISGASLNQIDRVFSHPVALAQCRRFLSEHPKMESFAFYDTAGSVKQLVELRDRHAAAIASAEAASYYGAQILVSGVEDNPENYTRFFYLRRLADAVPNPHANKLSLAFTVENRVGTLVAALSELAKEGTNLTKIESRPVHGRPWEYVFYVDCQLHSPADGTRAIEALRTHCSMVKELGRYVEAAR; this is encoded by the coding sequence TTGACCAAGATCGCAATCCAGGGAGAACCCGGCTCTTTCAGCCACGAGGCTGCCACCCGGCTGGCTGCCGAGATGGGCGAAGACGCACGCATCATCCCGTTTTCCCTCTCCGCCGAGGCCTTCGCCGCTCTGTCCCGGTGCGACGTCGACTCTGCTGTCATCCCCATTGAGAACTCGCTGGCCGGTTCCGTCACAGAACACTTCGACCTCATGTTGACGCACGATGTCACCATAGTCCGCGAGGCTCTGCTGCGCATCCGCCACAACCTGATCGCGATCTCCGGAGCATCCCTCAACCAGATCGACCGCGTCTTTTCCCACCCCGTTGCCCTGGCGCAGTGCCGGCGCTTTCTGTCCGAACATCCGAAGATGGAGTCGTTCGCCTTTTACGATACGGCGGGAAGCGTAAAGCAACTGGTCGAGCTCCGCGACCGTCACGCTGCGGCGATCGCGAGCGCAGAGGCGGCCAGCTACTACGGCGCTCAGATTCTCGTCTCTGGCGTCGAAGACAATCCGGAAAACTACACCCGCTTCTTTTACCTCCGCCGGCTAGCCGACGCAGTACCGAACCCCCATGCGAACAAGCTAAGCCTCGCGTTTACCGTCGAAAACCGGGTTGGAACATTGGTTGCCGCGCTCTCGGAACTGGCCAAGGAAGGCACAAACCTCACCAAGATCGAGTCCCGCCCAGTCCATGGCCGTCCCTGGGAGTACGTGTTTTACGTCGATTGCCAGCTCCACAGCCCCGCAGACGGCACCCGCGCAATCGAGGCGCTCCGCACCCACTGTTCCATGGTCAAGGAACTTGGGCGCTACGTCGAAGCCGCCCGCTAA
- a CDS encoding UbiA-like polyprenyltransferase, whose protein sequence is MTTLWAKTRITLEMIKWEHSIFALPFALTGALLAAQGLPSMRTLGWILVAMVSARSAAMAFNRWADAALDAANPRTSTRAIPAGLLSRGFVLAFILTMIAVFELACWQLNTLTLELSPIVLAVLLGYSYMKRVTRWSHIVLGLALGIAPSAAWIAVRGSLDLRIALLTAIVTCWVAGFDILYACQDMEHDRIAGLFSIPQALGLDAAFWMARILHLTVVVLLGWFAILFYFGWPGRIGIAAVAVLLLYEHSLVSPRDLRKLNAAFFTMNGVIATVFLAFVAADLWFKH, encoded by the coding sequence ATGACTACCCTTTGGGCGAAAACCAGGATCACGCTGGAAATGATCAAGTGGGAGCACTCGATCTTCGCGCTCCCGTTTGCGCTGACCGGCGCACTGCTCGCGGCGCAGGGCCTTCCTTCGATGCGAACCCTCGGCTGGATTCTGGTCGCGATGGTCTCCGCGCGGTCCGCGGCCATGGCTTTCAATCGCTGGGCCGACGCCGCGCTCGACGCCGCTAACCCCCGCACCAGCACCCGGGCCATTCCGGCCGGATTGCTCTCGCGCGGCTTCGTACTCGCCTTCATCCTGACGATGATCGCCGTCTTTGAACTGGCCTGCTGGCAACTCAACACACTGACGCTGGAGCTTTCGCCTATCGTCCTCGCAGTGCTGCTGGGCTACAGCTACATGAAGCGCGTCACCCGCTGGTCGCACATCGTTCTCGGGCTGGCGCTCGGTATCGCGCCGTCTGCCGCCTGGATCGCCGTCCGCGGCTCTTTAGACCTGCGCATCGCCCTGCTCACTGCTATCGTCACCTGCTGGGTCGCGGGCTTCGACATTCTCTATGCCTGCCAGGATATGGAACACGACCGAATTGCGGGCCTGTTCAGTATTCCGCAGGCCCTCGGTCTCGACGCCGCATTCTGGATGGCCCGCATCCTTCATCTAACAGTCGTGGTGCTGCTGGGCTGGTTCGCCATCCTCTTCTATTTCGGCTGGCCAGGCCGTATCGGCATCGCCGCCGTCGCAGTTTTGCTGCTCTATGAGCACAGCCTGGTCTCCCCACGAGATCTGCGCAAGCTCAACGCCGCCTTCTTCACCATGAACGGGGTGATCGCCACGGTCTTTCTGGCGTTTGTAGCCGCCGACCTTTGGTTCAAGCACTAG